In Felis catus isolate Fca126 chromosome A3, F.catus_Fca126_mat1.0, whole genome shotgun sequence, a single genomic region encodes these proteins:
- the KCNK3 gene encoding potassium channel subfamily K member 3 isoform X2 — translation MSDESESPRGLGQLTRPLQPFSAIKQRSSEEWPCGSFSGLRFKMCLEGYGHAAPSTDGGKVFCMFYALLGIPLTLVMFQSLGERINTFVKYLLHRAKRGLGMRRADVSMANMVLIGFFSCISTLCIGAAAFSYYEHWTFFQAYYYCFITLTTIGFGDYVALQKDQALQTQPQYVAFSFVYILTGLTVIGAFLNLVVLRFMTMNAEDEKRDAEHRALLTRNGQAGGGGGGGGGGGGAGGSAHTTDTASSTAAAGGGGFRNVYAEVLHFQSMCSCLWYKSREKLQYSIPMIIPRDLSTSDTCVEQSHSSPGGGGRYSDTPSHRCLCSGAQRSAISSVSTGLHSLSTFRGLMKRRSSV, via the exons ATGAGCGATGAGTCAGAAAGTCCTCGAGGCCTGGGCCAACTCACAAGGCCTCTCCAGCCCTTTTCAGCTATAAAACAGAGATCGTCAGAAGAATGGCCTTGTGGAAGTTTTTCAGGATTAAGGTTCAAAATGTGTCTGGAGG GCTATGGCCACGCGGCACCCAGCACGGATGGCGGCAAGGTGTTCTGCATGTTCTACGCGCTGCTGGGCATCCCGCTCACGCTCGTCATGTTCCAGAGCCTGGGCGAGCGCATCAACACCTTCGTGAAGTACCTGCTGCACCGCGCCAAGAGGGGGCTGGGCATGCGGCGCGCCGACGTGTCCATGGCCAACATGGTGCTCATCGGCTTCTTCTCGTGCATCAGCACGCTGTGCATCGGCGCCGCCGCCTTCTCCTACTACGAGCACTGGACCTTCTTCCAGGCTTACTACTACTGCTTCATCACACTCACCACCATCGGCTTCGGCGACTACGTGGCGCTGCAGAAGGACCAGGCGCTGCAGACGCAGCCGCAGTACGTGGCCTTCAGCTTCGTGTACATCCTCACGGGCCTCACGGTCATCGGCGCCTTCCTCAACCTCGTGGTGCTGCGCTTCATGACCATGAACGCCGAGGACGAGAAGCGCGACGCCGAGCACCGCGCGCTGCTCACGCGCAACGGGCAggcgggagggggcggcggcggcggcgggggcggcgggggcgcgggcggcAGCGCGCACACCACGGACACCGCCTCGTCcacggcggcggcgggcggcggcggcttCCGCAACGTCTACGCCGAGGTGCTGCACTTCCAGTCCATGTGCTCGTGCCTCTGGTACAAGAGCCGCGAGAAGCTGCAGTACTCCATCCCCATGATCATCCCGCGGGACCTCTCCACGTCCGACACGTGCGTCGAGCAGAGCCACTCGTCGCCGGGAGGGGGCGGCCGCTACAGCGACACGCCCTCGCACCGCTGCCTGTGCAGCGGGGCGCAGCGCTCCGCCATCAGCTCGGTGTCCACTGGCCTGCACAGCCTGTCCACCTTCCGCGGCCTCATGAAGCGCAGGAGCTCCGTGTGA